GCTGCAAAAGGCATCATAAATTCTGAAGTGCCTAGGGCATTCATTACCCATTTGCCGATAGTTTTTGCAAAACCTGACCCTATAATAAATGAAGCTGTCAGTGCTGCTACCAATATGTCTGTATTGACTCGACCTTCTAAAAAACCAAGTATCACACCATAAAACAAACCTAATGGCAGACTGGCGAAAAATATGAAAATCAAATTGTAAGGTGCAGGAGTAAGTCCAAATAAAAGCATGCTCAATCCCGAAAGACCTGTGAATATCAATAGATTACGTGCACGCTTTTCTGGTTTCATTTCAGAAACTATTTTGACTCCTATGCCTTTAGACACTGCAAAACCCAATACCTGTGCGGTGATCATTAGGATCTTGAAGTGTACACCCCAAAAGTATAAATCATCAAAAGTTGCAGCTGTGTAAGCTCGCCTGAATGGATAGAAACAAAGGTAAGTGCAAAAAGCAGCAATCCCCAATGCCAATGTTTGATAACTTTTAGGCCATTTGGCAATTGTATTTTTTAATGATATCTCCATTTTTTATAAGAATATGTCCCGGAAAAGAAAGTATGGCCCGGGAAAATGATTTTACTAATGTTAAGTATAAAAATTGACCAAGCAAATCTAATCTAAAACTCCGTATGTTTGTTGTTAATGGTAGATAATTTGCTCTGATGAAACGGAAAGCATACCAAAATCAATCATAGTGGAATAAAATAGGATGATGCTCAATTTTTATAGTGTATAAAATGATCTTTAATGAAAAAAATACTTTGGACAGAAATTGTCTATTTAACTTTTTTTCACATGCTTTGCATAGGACAAACGACATGGAATTTTACTCATGACATACAAAAAAATAATTTTTATAAACTTTCAGGAACGATAAGTGGTAAATTTCCCATTAAAATGCATCTGGAATTGGATACTTTTCTGTGTGGAAATCCTTATGATGATGACAAAAGTCAAACACTAAAAGGATGGTATTTTTACGAAAAAACCAAAACAAAAATTCCTTTAAAAGGCGCTTACAATACGGCTGAAGGTCGCGAGTATATCGAACTGTTTGTTCCCACAAACAAAAATGAAAACCTAAATATAAAGACCTGTAAATTAAAGGAATATACCGAAATATTTATCAACAAGAAGGCATTTGATTTGACAAAGATGCAGTGGAAAATGAAAAAATCAAGTACTTTCAGCCCGGTGGATCTCATAATGGAGCATCATTCCAGCACTGAAACAAAAATTACTATTTCATTTTCTAATGGAGGCAAAAAACAAAATACAATCGACATCAGCCAATTGTCCGGGGCAAAATATTTATCCGAATTCCGTTTTTTCGATACCAAATATAAAGGCAAATTTTATTATGCGACTTTTGAATTCCAGGAATGGTCACGTCAGGATGATAATGCTAATGCGATGTGCGGAGCCGGCATCGAAAGATATTTAGGATACGTAAAATTAGACAGTTCAGGTAAGGTGGTTGATTTTAAAATATGCCTTAGAGAAAGTTGCTGGCATCATGATAAAGTGGAGGAATTAATGATAGTACTTGGTTTTCCTGAGTATGGACTTGTAAAAAGCGACTGAATTGCTGGCATCAAAGAGTCAATCATGCATTTCTCAACTAAGTCAAATTGGCAAAATACGCTGGGCTGCGTAATCATTGAGAGACAACTTGATCATGAGAATGGAAGCAAATGCTTCTGAAATGTCAAGGAGTTTAGATAAAACCTGAAAGATAAATGGAATTGTACTCCCTGAAGATAAAATTTAGGTGATATTGATATGTTTTTTGTACATACAATCAGTATTTTTTTAGACCTTTACATTAAAAAAATAGATATTATGCCTTTACAATTTATCAAAATACCCAACCGGGTTATTTCTGTTGCCTTTTTATTTTTTATTATTGTATTCAGTTACGCCCAGCCTTCAGAACAATTTGTAAAAGTTGTGGTTGCACCTGATCATAATGACTGGACCTATAAAACAGGTGAAAATGTAAAATTTACCATCAGCATCCTTCAGAACGGAAACCTCTTAAAAAATGCGGTAGTTAAATATGAGATAGGACCTGAAAAAATGGAGCTGCAAAAAAAAGATTCACTGTCCTTACCGGAAGGAAGACTGGTCGTGGATGCAGGCACCATGAAAGAGCCTGGTTTTCTGCGTTGCGTCGTTATCGCCATGGTGAATGGGAAATCTTACCGCGGATTAGCTACAGCTGCATTCAATCCATTGATGATAGAACCCGCAGTAATAAAGCCTGATGATTTTACAGCATTCTGGGATAATGCAAAAGCTGAGCTTTCTAAAATCCCTATGGACGCAAGGATGACCTTATTACCGGAACGCTGCACCGAAAATGTAAACGTATATCATGTCAACCTTCAGAACTACAGATTCAACACAAGATTGTATGGTATTTTATGTGTACCGAAAAAAGAAGGAAAGTATCCTGCTGTATTGCAGGTTCCGGGCGCTGGTGTAAGGCCATATATGGGTGATATTTCCAATGCTGAAAAGGGGTTTATTACTTTTCAGATAGGCATACATGGCATTCCTGTAAACATGGATGTATCAGTGTACAACAACCTCATGGCTGGCGCCTTGTCAGGTTACTGGAATTATAATCTGGATGACAAGGACCGGTTTTACTATAAAAGAGTGTATCTCGGTTGTGTTCGGGCCAATGATTTTATTGTTAGCCTTCCGCAGTATGACGGAAAAAATCTGGGTGTGGTAGGTGGCAGCCAGGGTGGTGCATTATCTATCATTACAGCGGCGCTCGATCAAAGTGTAAAATACTGGGCAGCCTATTATCCTGCATTGTCTGATCTCACCGGTTATCTAAAGGGCCGTGCCGGTGGCTGGCCGCATTTGTTTGACAAAAACAATCTGGCATTTAATAACACCAGGGAAAAGATAAATACTGCCGGCTATTATGATGTAGTCAACTTTGCAAAGCAACTAAAAGTACCGGGATTCTATACGATGGGATTTAATGATGAAACATGCCCGCCTACTTCCATGTATGCTGCATATAATGTCATTACAGCACCAAAAGAACTGTACATCGCACAGGAAACCGGTCATTGGACCTATCCCGAACAGAGTGAAAAATTGACCAACTGGCTGATGAATAAGTTGAAGGGGCAATAAGAACAGCATTTTACGCTATTCGGCAGACCCCAAATATCGTGAATTCGGGTAAAGCACAATTAAGAAATATAGGATGAAAGACTTTATTTTAGATATGTAATCATGTTTGATCAAATTAAAGCAAAATTTACCGGCGAATTGTATTTTAATAGTGCTGACAAAGACAACGCTATCAAAAGAGTATATGCCACCGATGCTTCTGAATATCAGGAACTTCCCCTTGCAGTAGCTTTACCAAAAACAGAAAATGATATTAAAACTTTAGTCGAATATGCTGCACAATCAGGTACTCACCTGATACCACGTGCCGCTGGAACATCACTGGCAGGACAGGTCGTGGGAAATGGGGTAGTGGTGGATATTTCAAAACATTTTACTCAGATCATCGAATTAAATCCAACAGAAAAATGGGTTCGGGTGCAACCGGGAGTCATCAGGGACGATCTCAATGTTTATCTGAAGCCCTTTGGACTCATGTATGGCCCTGAGACATCCACATCCAACAGGGCAATGATAGGTGGTATGATAGGAAACAATTCATGTGGGCTGCATTCGATCATTTGGGGTACTGCACGGGATCATTTATTGGAATGTAAGGCCATTCTTGCTGATGGGAGTGAGGTTGTTTTCAGAGATTTGACCGAAGCAGAATATTTTGAAAAATGTAATCAGAAAGACTTTGAAGGCGAGATTTACAGGAGGATAAATGGTCTTCTTACAGATCACAAAAATCAAACAACCATCCGAGAAGGTTTTCCATCAAAAAATATAAAGAGGCGCAACACAGGATATGCGCTGGATTTTTTATTAAATCAGGTGAGCTTCGATCATGCTGAGCCATTTAATTTGTGCCAACTCATCGCCGGATCAGAAGGTACGTTGTGTTTTATCACCGAGGCAAAACTACAATTATTGGATCTTCCCCCTTCGGCAGTAGCCATGGTAGCCGTACATACAGCAAGTATTCACGATGCATTGTTGGCCAATCTGGTTGCTATGGAGCATCATTGTGCCGCTTCAGAACTCGTTGACCATTTTATTCTTGAATTTACTAAAACCAATCCGCACCAGTCAAAAAACAGATCATTTATAGAAGGTGAGCGCAATGCCATTCTGATGGTTGAATTTTTTGGAACGGATGAAGCCAATCTTATAGAAAAGTGTCAACAATTGATCAGTGAATTAAAGGATAAAAAATTGGGATATGCTTACCCAATTCTGCAGGGTGAAGAGAGCAAAAAGGCTTGGGAAGTACGTAAAGGAGGCCTTGGATTGTTAAGGAACCTTCCCGGAGATGCCAAACCGGTCAATCTCATTGAGGATTTTGCAGTAGTTCCAAAGGATTTGCCGGAATATATTGAAAAATTGGAAACATTATTAAAAAAACATGGATTGCAGTACGCCATGTATGCCCATGCAGGAGCCGGAGAATTGCACGTTGAGCCGATTATCAATTTAAAAACAACAGAAGGAGTGGTGCTGTTTCGGACAATCCTGACTGAAACTGCCACTTTGGCCAAATCATATGGTGGCTCATTATCAGGAGAACACGGAGATGGCAGGCTGCGCGGCGAGTTTATACCATTTATGATGGGGCAAGATGTGTATCGGCTTTTCAAGGATGTAAAGTATGTTTTTGATCCCAAAAATGTATTCAATACGGGAAAAATTGTCGATGCTCCACCCATGGATCAGTCCCTGAGATATCAAACGGAAAGCAAAGTTAAAGAAGTAAAAACAACCTATAATTTTTCAGATCAGGGTGGTTTTTTGCGGTTGGCAGAAAAGTGTAGTGGTTCAGGCGACTGCAGAAAAACAGCCGTCAGTGGCGGTACCATGTGCCCCAGTTATATGGCGACAAGACATGAAAAAGATACCACACGTGCACGGGCGAATATCCTGAGACAATTTCTGACAAATCAGGAAACCAATGTGGTGACCGATCATGAAGTAAAAGAAATTCTCGATTTATGCCTTTCCTGCAAAGCATGTAAATCAGAATGTCCTTCCAGTGTGGACATTGCTAAAATGAAGGGTGAATTTCTTCAAAACTATTATGACCGTCATGGAGTACCTTTCAGAGCAAAGCTGATAGGTAATTTTTCAAGACAAATGGCTCTGGCATCTTATTTTCCCGGTATTTTCAATTTTTTATTTGGCACTCCTTCATTGCGAAAAATCATCAATAGAATTGTTGGATTTCATCCGGAACGCTCCATGCCGTATCTTTCACAGGAGACATTTCACCATTGGTATAAGATAAACAAACCTGAAAAAGATAGAATATCAGGCAAAAAAGTCTATGTTTTTTGTGATGAGTTTACCAATTACAATGATGCTGAAGTAGGCAAAAAACTGATACTACTCTTGCGTACGCTGGGATATAATCCTGTCATCCCTGATCACACTGAAAGTGGTCGTGCATATATGTCCAAAGGTATGATCAAACAAGCTAAAAATATTGCTGTCACCAACGTTCAAATGCTTAAAGATATCATTTCTGCCGATACACCTCTGATAGGAATAGAACCATCGGCGATTTTATCTTTCCATGATGAATATCCGGATCTGGTCCCCGAAAGTGAAAGGGAATCAGCAAAAAAACTTGGAAAGCATAGTCTTTTGTTTGAAGAGTGGTTTGCCAATGAAATAGATAAAGGAGAAATCTCAAGAGAACGATTTACAACTGTAAATAAAAAAGTCATCCTTCATGGCCACTGTCATCAAAAAGCAATAGTCGGAACAGACGCAACAAAAAAAGTGCTCTCATTTCCACAAAATTATCAGGTGATCACCCTCAATACGGGATGTTGCGGTATGGCAGGTTCATTTGGATACGAAAAAGAACATTATGATCTGTCGATGCAGGTGGGAGAGTTAGTATTATTCCCTTCTATCAGAGCAGAGGATCAAAATGTAATAGTAGCTGCTTCTGGTACCAGTTGCAGACACCAGATCAAAGATGGTACAGGGAGACATAGCCAGCATGCTATTGAGATTCTTTATGATGCTTTAGCCATCTGAACATAAACCGACTGGTAGCTTAAGAGATTAATGCTGAAAAGGCTAAAATAGGAGTATGTGTAAATTTTCAAGTTTGAACTGAACGAAAGCGAACAAATTTTATTTTTTACAAAGTGTATGGTATTCAATTTGAAGAGATAATGGTTCCTTTATGTTTTTTAGGGTTATTACAAAGACATTCAAGAACTTAAAATTTTTGGATCTATTTCCATCTATTATAACCTTATAAAAAAAAGTTTAACATAAAGTTTACTTCAGTTAAACAAAATAGGTATATCTTTGTATTTAGATTAAATATAAACAAGCTTAAAATGGCAGACAACAGACTTATATATTTGGACAATAATGCGACAACGCCCACTGACCCAAGGGCAGTAGAAGCTATGCTTCCATTTTTTTATGAAATTCCCGGCAATGCTGCCAGCAGGAATCACCCATTCGGATGGAAAGCAGAAGAAGCGGTGGATTATGCAAGAGAGCAAATCGCTGATCTCATCAATGTGGATTCAAAAGAAATCATATTTACATCAGGAGCTACAGAGTCAGATAATCTGGCTATAAAAGGTGTTTTTGAAATGTATGCTTCCAAAGGAAATCACATCATCACTGTAAAAACGGAACACAAAGCTGTACTCGATGCTTGCAAACGTGTAGAAAAAATGGGTGGAGACGTAACTTATCTTGATGTAAAAAATGATGGTTTGATAGACCTGGCTGAGTTGGAAGCGGCCATCACAGATAAAACAATTTTAATTTCTGTCATGTGGGCCAATAACGAAACCGGTGTCATCCAGCCTATGAAAGAGATCGGAGACATCTGTAAAAAAGCATGGAGTACTGTTTATGAGTGATGCTACTCAGGTGGTCGGAAAAATTCCGATTGACCCTAAGGCTACCGGTGTGCATCTGATGGCATTTACCTCACACAAAATGTATGGTCCTAAAGGTGTAGGTGCACTTTTTGTCAATAGGAAAACCCAAGAGTTAAAGTTACCGCTCAGATGGATGGAGGCGGACACGAAAGAGGAATGAGATCAGGTACGCTCAATGTTCCCGGTATCGTTGGTTTTGGCAAAGCAGCTTCCATCGCAAAAGCTGAAATGGCTCAGGATGCTGCAAGACTTTCAGTGTTGAGGGACAAACTTGAAAATGCTTTCAAAAACAGTCTGGAAGAAGTATATGTCAATGGCAATGTCGA
The sequence above is drawn from the Saprospiraceae bacterium genome and encodes:
- a CDS encoding FAD-binding protein; this translates as MFDQIKAKFTGELYFNSADKDNAIKRVYATDASEYQELPLAVALPKTENDIKTLVEYAAQSGTHLIPRAAGTSLAGQVVGNGVVVDISKHFTQIIELNPTEKWVRVQPGVIRDDLNVYLKPFGLMYGPETSTSNRAMIGGMIGNNSCGLHSIIWGTARDHLLECKAILADGSEVVFRDLTEAEYFEKCNQKDFEGEIYRRINGLLTDHKNQTTIREGFPSKNIKRRNTGYALDFLLNQVSFDHAEPFNLCQLIAGSEGTLCFITEAKLQLLDLPPSAVAMVAVHTASIHDALLANLVAMEHHCAASELVDHFILEFTKTNPHQSKNRSFIEGERNAILMVEFFGTDEANLIEKCQQLISELKDKKLGYAYPILQGEESKKAWEVRKGGLGLLRNLPGDAKPVNLIEDFAVVPKDLPEYIEKLETLLKKHGLQYAMYAHAGAGELHVEPIINLKTTEGVVLFRTILTETATLAKSYGGSLSGEHGDGRLRGEFIPFMMGQDVYRLFKDVKYVFDPKNVFNTGKIVDAPPMDQSLRYQTESKVKEVKTTYNFSDQGGFLRLAEKCSGSGDCRKTAVSGGTMCPSYMATRHEKDTTRARANILRQFLTNQETNVVTDHEVKEILDLCLSCKACKSECPSSVDIAKMKGEFLQNYYDRHGVPFRAKLIGNFSRQMALASYFPGIFNFLFGTPSLRKIINRIVGFHPERSMPYLSQETFHHWYKINKPEKDRISGKKVYVFCDEFTNYNDAEVGKKLILLLRTLGYNPVIPDHTESGRAYMSKGMIKQAKNIAVTNVQMLKDIISADTPLIGIEPSAILSFHDEYPDLVPESERESAKKLGKHSLLFEEWFANEIDKGEISRERFTTVNKKVILHGHCHQKAIVGTDATKKVLSFPQNYQVITLNTGCCGMAGSFGYEKEHYDLSMQVGELVLFPSIRAEDQNVIVAASGTSCRHQIKDGTGRHSQHAIEILYDALAI
- a CDS encoding acetylxylan esterase encodes the protein MPLQFIKIPNRVISVAFLFFIIVFSYAQPSEQFVKVVVAPDHNDWTYKTGENVKFTISILQNGNLLKNAVVKYEIGPEKMELQKKDSLSLPEGRLVVDAGTMKEPGFLRCVVIAMVNGKSYRGLATAAFNPLMIEPAVIKPDDFTAFWDNAKAELSKIPMDARMTLLPERCTENVNVYHVNLQNYRFNTRLYGILCVPKKEGKYPAVLQVPGAGVRPYMGDISNAEKGFITFQIGIHGIPVNMDVSVYNNLMAGALSGYWNYNLDDKDRFYYKRVYLGCVRANDFIVSLPQYDGKNLGVVGGSQGGALSIITAALDQSVKYWAAYYPALSDLTGYLKGRAGGWPHLFDKNNLAFNNTREKINTAGYYDVVNFAKQLKVPGFYTMGFNDETCPPTSMYAAYNVITAPKELYIAQETGHWTYPEQSEKLTNWLMNKLKGQ